Proteins encoded together in one Variovorax paradoxus EPS window:
- a CDS encoding EscU/YscU/HrcU family type III secretion system export apparatus switch protein has protein sequence MAEKDQAPTRKRLREARRRGEVAFSADVASTVGFAAVLCAVWLGGHSIYSLLRELWLHATSTSLLSRPDDRFGELVLHTGEALLWGTVPIMGIAALAGIVGSLFQVGGMAAWGRLVPDMNRMNPAEGFKRIFSTRSAINLLKMVLKTVLLGALMFLVVRGYLDTALKLGYATPAGILAAGARMVLQAFGWALLVYALMAAIDYAHEHHEFIKQQRMSFEDIRQEHKESDGDPLTQARRRSAHFEAVYASLADRVRAASAVICSARVAVALQYLGERDLPRVIARGEGEVGAQIRRFASEGLIPTEFEPSLAERLYEDVPQDQAIPRSLYAPVARLLRWAQGGEPGA, from the coding sequence ATGGCGGAAAAGGACCAGGCCCCCACACGCAAGCGCCTGCGCGAGGCTCGCCGGCGCGGCGAGGTGGCGTTCAGCGCCGACGTGGCCTCCACCGTCGGCTTTGCCGCGGTTCTCTGCGCCGTCTGGCTCGGCGGCCATTCCATCTACAGCCTGCTGCGAGAACTGTGGCTTCATGCCACCAGCACCTCCTTGCTGAGCCGGCCGGACGACCGCTTCGGTGAACTGGTGCTGCACACCGGCGAGGCATTGCTGTGGGGCACGGTGCCCATCATGGGGATCGCGGCGCTCGCGGGCATCGTCGGTTCGCTGTTCCAGGTCGGCGGCATGGCTGCCTGGGGGCGCCTGGTGCCCGACATGAACCGCATGAACCCGGCCGAGGGATTCAAGCGCATCTTCTCCACGCGCAGCGCCATCAACCTGCTGAAGATGGTGCTCAAGACCGTGCTGCTGGGCGCGCTGATGTTCCTGGTGGTGCGCGGCTACCTGGATACCGCGCTCAAGCTCGGCTACGCGACGCCCGCGGGCATCCTGGCCGCAGGCGCCCGGATGGTGCTGCAGGCCTTCGGCTGGGCGCTGCTCGTGTATGCGCTGATGGCCGCCATCGACTATGCGCACGAGCATCACGAGTTCATCAAGCAGCAGCGAATGTCCTTCGAGGACATCCGCCAGGAACACAAGGAATCCGACGGCGACCCCCTGACCCAGGCGCGCCGGCGCTCGGCCCACTTCGAGGCGGTGTATGCGAGCCTGGCCGACCGCGTGCGCGCCGCCTCGGCGGTGATCTGCTCGGCGCGCGTGGCGGTGGCGCTGCAGTACCTGGGAGAGCGCGACCTGCCGCGTGTCATCGCGCGCGGCGAGGGCGAGGTCGGCGCCCAGATCCGGCGCTTCGCGAGCGAAGGCCTCATTCCCACCGAATTCGAGCCCTCGCTCGCCGAGCGGCTCTACGAGGACGTGCCCCAGGACCAGGCGATTCCGCGCTCGCTCTACGCCCCTGTGGCCCGGCTCCTGCGCTGGGCGCAGGGCGGGGAGCCGGGCGCTTGA
- the sctT gene encoding type III secretion system export apparatus subunit SctT, whose amino-acid sequence MGHVADWAEFEKFVSAVVLTLPRLFAIFSVVPFFSGTMITGIVRSGVLLILAAFMSPLAGEFPGASPMTYMLIAGKEALIGLLLGLGFGIFIWAIQSVGDLIDFQTGSANASFFDPVAGHENGATGEFLGWVVIALFVSAGGLLAMLGAVIDSYRLWPVGSFFPDAGLVLEQFAVRQGDTLFLWIVKLAAPIIFVLLLVELGTGLVGRVAPQLNVFVFAQPLKSLLAHLMMLLFLFFLYESLQQFLRPENGVLEFLRATL is encoded by the coding sequence ATGGGCCATGTCGCCGACTGGGCTGAGTTCGAGAAGTTCGTATCCGCGGTGGTGCTCACGCTGCCGCGGCTGTTCGCGATCTTCTCGGTCGTTCCTTTCTTCTCGGGCACGATGATCACCGGCATCGTGCGCAGCGGCGTGCTGCTCATCCTCGCGGCGTTCATGTCGCCGCTGGCCGGCGAGTTCCCGGGCGCCTCCCCCATGACCTACATGCTCATCGCGGGCAAGGAAGCGCTCATCGGCCTGCTGCTGGGCCTGGGCTTCGGCATCTTCATCTGGGCGATCCAGAGCGTGGGCGATCTGATCGACTTCCAGACCGGCTCGGCCAACGCCTCGTTCTTCGATCCCGTGGCGGGCCATGAGAACGGCGCCACCGGCGAATTCCTCGGCTGGGTCGTGATCGCGCTCTTCGTGTCTGCGGGCGGCCTGCTGGCGATGCTGGGCGCGGTGATCGACTCCTACCGGCTGTGGCCGGTCGGCTCGTTCTTTCCGGATGCCGGGCTGGTGCTCGAGCAGTTCGCGGTGCGCCAGGGCGACACGCTTTTCCTCTGGATCGTCAAGCTCGCCGCGCCGATCATCTTCGTGCTGCTGCTGGTCGAACTCGGCACCGGCCTGGTGGGCCGTGTTGCGCCGCAGCTCAACGTGTTCGTTTTCGCGCAGCCGCTCAAGAGCCTCCTGGCTCACCTGATGATGCTGCTGTTCCTGTTTTTTCTGTACGAGTCGCTGCAGCAGTTCCTGCGCCCCGAGAACGGCGTGCTCGAATTCCTGCGGGCAACGCTCTAG
- a CDS encoding HPr kinase, with protein MDEAGIDWKRLVAVREQHKTRSAGVVTRERAAAQESLAALEQARELHEREQQGKSSHWQALQASFAAGQCDVSQLRTASAWSGALDAQIAQAHAKALAAARAHAQQEEVLERSRQALRTASAKLEKATQMKERAAGERLRVAEMRLEDSADEAGSQAWAARRAA; from the coding sequence ATGGATGAAGCCGGCATCGACTGGAAGCGCCTGGTGGCGGTGCGCGAACAGCACAAGACGCGCTCTGCCGGCGTGGTGACGCGCGAGCGCGCGGCCGCGCAGGAGAGCCTGGCGGCACTGGAGCAGGCACGCGAACTCCACGAGCGCGAGCAGCAGGGCAAGAGCAGCCACTGGCAGGCACTGCAGGCGTCCTTCGCGGCCGGGCAATGCGACGTCTCGCAACTGCGCACGGCCAGCGCGTGGAGCGGCGCGCTCGATGCGCAGATCGCCCAGGCCCACGCGAAGGCGCTGGCCGCCGCCAGGGCGCATGCGCAGCAGGAAGAAGTGCTCGAGCGCAGCCGCCAGGCGCTGCGAACCGCGAGCGCGAAGCTGGAGAAGGCCACGCAGATGAAGGAGCGTGCCGCAGGCGAGCGCCTGCGTGTCGCCGAAATGCGCCTCGAGGACAGTGCCGACGAGGCGGGCTCGCAGGCCTGGGCGGCCCGTCGCGCGGCATAG
- a CDS encoding FliI/YscN family ATPase, translating into MTARPFGARSAAVSDAALGIAADLERAFAHVTPVGMRGRVSKAVGTLIDATGIQAHVGELVELVTPGEPPLLAEVVGFRGNTAVLTPLGPITGISALTEVVPTGGGHSCPVGSQLLGRVLDAMGQPIDGRGGLAAAARQPVHREPVNPLARRMIDAPLPTGIRAIDALLTLGEGQRIGVFSPPGVGKSTLLGMLARGSSADVNVIALIGERGREVKEFIEHSLGPEGMAKSVIVVSTSERPPMERIKSAHVATTIAEYFRDQGKKVLLLMDSLSRFARAQREIGLASGEPPTRRSYPPSIFSMLPQLLERAGQGESGSITAIYSVLTEGDEENDPIAEEVRSILDGHVVLSRKLAAANRYPAIDVLASISRVMPLVTDPAHRAAAAHLRELLSKYQEMELLVQIGEYKPGGDAQADAAVRARPAILEFLAQAPGQSVPYAQTLAALHEFSGKEQVNG; encoded by the coding sequence ATGACGGCGCGCCCCTTCGGCGCGCGCAGCGCCGCAGTGTCCGACGCTGCGCTCGGCATCGCCGCGGACCTGGAACGCGCATTCGCCCACGTCACGCCGGTGGGCATGCGCGGGCGGGTGAGCAAGGCCGTCGGCACGCTCATCGACGCCACCGGGATCCAGGCGCATGTCGGCGAACTGGTCGAGCTGGTCACGCCGGGCGAGCCGCCGCTGCTTGCCGAAGTGGTGGGATTCCGCGGCAATACGGCGGTGCTCACGCCTCTCGGGCCGATTACCGGGATATCGGCGCTGACGGAAGTCGTGCCCACCGGCGGCGGCCACAGCTGCCCGGTGGGATCGCAACTGCTCGGGCGGGTGCTCGATGCCATGGGGCAGCCCATCGATGGGCGCGGCGGACTCGCCGCCGCGGCGCGCCAGCCGGTGCACCGCGAGCCGGTCAACCCGCTCGCGCGCCGGATGATCGATGCGCCGCTCCCCACGGGCATTCGCGCCATCGACGCGCTGCTCACGTTGGGCGAGGGGCAGCGCATCGGCGTGTTCTCGCCGCCAGGCGTGGGCAAGAGCACCTTGCTGGGCATGCTTGCGCGCGGCTCGTCCGCCGACGTCAACGTGATCGCCCTCATCGGCGAGCGCGGCCGCGAGGTGAAGGAATTCATCGAGCACAGCCTCGGGCCCGAGGGCATGGCGAAATCGGTGATCGTGGTCTCGACCTCCGAGCGGCCGCCCATGGAGCGCATCAAGTCGGCGCATGTGGCCACGACCATCGCCGAGTATTTCCGCGACCAGGGAAAGAAGGTGCTTCTGCTGATGGATTCGCTCTCGCGCTTCGCCCGCGCGCAGCGCGAGATCGGTCTGGCCAGCGGCGAGCCGCCCACGCGGCGCAGCTATCCGCCGTCGATCTTCTCGATGCTGCCGCAACTGCTCGAGCGCGCGGGGCAGGGCGAGAGCGGCTCCATCACGGCGATCTACTCGGTGCTCACCGAAGGGGACGAGGAGAACGATCCCATCGCCGAGGAGGTGCGCTCGATCCTCGACGGCCACGTGGTGCTGTCGCGCAAGCTTGCCGCAGCCAACCGGTACCCGGCCATCGACGTGCTCGCCAGCATCAGCCGCGTGATGCCGCTGGTGACCGACCCCGCCCACCGCGCCGCCGCGGCGCACCTGCGGGAGTTGTTGTCCAAGTACCAGGAGATGGAATTGCTGGTGCAGATCGGCGAATACAAGCCCGGTGGCGACGCGCAGGCCGACGCAGCGGTGCGGGCGCGGCCGGCGATCCTGGAATTCCTCGCGCAGGCCCCCGGGCAGAGCGTGCCCTATGCGCAAACTCTTGCGGCCCTGCACGAATTCAGTGGGAAGGAGCAAGTGAATGGATGA
- the sctL gene encoding type III secretion system stator protein SctL: MGLAFLITTDNLQLLSERKVLKENEYAALLEASEVVETARAEAGRMVEQAELTAEASRREGYDEGLRQAKAEYTKQMLSDAMAVERQLHALRTSMAQIVVKAVGQFLVESDPATLFRSALMRVETLLRAESFITVRVAPAQEAKMRETLHRLRTDSKWTTNVSIIPDADLAAGACTVQTSTGVLEIGVDAQLEAFRRAVETGGVAPPFGGAR, encoded by the coding sequence ATGGGACTGGCTTTTCTGATCACCACCGACAACCTGCAGCTCCTGAGCGAACGCAAGGTGCTCAAGGAGAATGAATACGCCGCCTTGCTGGAGGCCTCCGAAGTGGTGGAGACCGCGCGGGCCGAGGCCGGCCGCATGGTCGAGCAGGCCGAACTCACCGCCGAGGCCAGCCGGCGCGAAGGCTACGACGAAGGGCTCAGGCAGGCCAAGGCGGAGTACACGAAGCAAATGCTCTCCGACGCGATGGCGGTGGAGCGGCAATTGCACGCACTGCGCACCTCCATGGCGCAAATCGTCGTCAAGGCCGTCGGCCAGTTCCTGGTGGAGTCCGATCCGGCCACGCTGTTCCGCTCGGCGCTGATGCGTGTGGAGACGCTGCTGCGGGCCGAGTCGTTCATCACCGTGCGCGTTGCGCCGGCGCAGGAAGCCAAGATGCGCGAGACGCTGCATCGCCTGCGCACCGATTCCAAGTGGACCACCAACGTCAGCATCATTCCCGATGCCGACCTCGCCGCCGGCGCCTGCACGGTGCAGACCTCCACCGGCGTGCTCGAGATCGGCGTGGACGCCCAGCTCGAAGCGTTTCGGCGCGCCGTGGAGACCGGCGGCGTCGCTCCGCCGTTCGGAGGCGCGCGATGA
- a CDS encoding SctK family type III secretion system sorting platform protein produces the protein MPETTAGPANTSNTAHGPMDLVRLVVRFNAHPEIDLHPSWLPAQWPARVRSPRRLGPAGRAVLCGLLRREQVLGAVPDYDFDSRLKRLALLDGDSLRRLAAYVGFCAHLPLFKVRGGAGYQIRRQARRFDADAVDFVLDRVPQPSELRMDTSNLQQRPIATGRVVVDRGYRLLLGAAAAEGELVLERLRHKLPHRISLLGVPALEPRQARQLNELMLSCIVPERLPQWDWLF, from the coding sequence ATGCCCGAGACCACCGCCGGCCCGGCGAACACGTCGAACACGGCGCACGGGCCGATGGACCTGGTGCGGCTGGTCGTGCGCTTCAACGCCCATCCCGAGATCGACCTGCATCCGAGCTGGTTGCCTGCGCAGTGGCCCGCGCGGGTTCGTTCGCCGCGCCGGCTCGGCCCGGCGGGTCGCGCCGTCCTGTGCGGGCTGCTGCGCCGCGAGCAGGTGCTCGGCGCGGTGCCCGACTACGACTTCGATTCGCGCCTCAAGCGCCTGGCGCTCCTGGACGGCGATTCCCTGCGCCGGCTTGCCGCCTACGTCGGCTTCTGCGCGCACCTGCCTCTCTTCAAGGTGCGCGGCGGCGCCGGCTACCAGATCCGCCGGCAAGCGCGCCGCTTCGACGCGGATGCCGTGGACTTCGTGCTCGACCGCGTGCCGCAGCCGAGCGAACTGCGCATGGACACGAGCAACCTGCAGCAACGCCCCATCGCCACCGGCCGCGTGGTCGTCGATCGGGGCTACCGGCTGCTGCTGGGCGCCGCCGCCGCAGAGGGCGAGCTCGTGCTCGAACGTCTGCGCCACAAGCTGCCTCACCGCATCTCGCTCCTGGGGGTGCCGGCGCTCGAGCCGCGCCAGGCGCGCCAACTCAACGAACTGATGCTGTCGTGCATCGTTCCCGAAAGACTGCCGCAATGGGACTGGCTTTTCTGA
- the sctJ gene encoding type III secretion system inner membrane ring lipoprotein SctJ: MNRTAARRRMTLPATAVFRWVAALLLVLALGGCKVAIFSNLNEVEANEIVVALAAEGIDASKTRLEGTNWQVDVEESRMGTALEILRAQGLPAERYASMGDVFQKQGLVSTPSEERMRYIYAVSQELAQTLRTVDGVVAARVHVVIPANDPLSDKLRPSSAAVFIKHRPDVDIRLLSSALKDMVAHSIEGLSHEQVSLSLFEARRAAAPSAARAGSPLVLGLFSTQAAMVLLGLLLLAALCVAVLPGLLRKRGLDGWSWMRRQVLRR; this comes from the coding sequence GTGAACCGCACCGCCGCCCGACGCCGCATGACGCTGCCCGCGACCGCCGTCTTTCGCTGGGTGGCAGCGCTCCTCCTGGTGCTCGCGCTCGGCGGCTGCAAGGTCGCGATCTTTTCCAATCTCAACGAGGTCGAGGCGAACGAGATCGTGGTGGCTCTCGCGGCCGAAGGCATCGACGCCTCCAAGACCCGCCTGGAGGGCACGAACTGGCAGGTCGATGTCGAGGAAAGCCGCATGGGCACCGCGCTCGAGATCCTGCGCGCGCAGGGCTTGCCAGCCGAACGCTACGCGAGCATGGGCGACGTGTTCCAGAAGCAGGGCCTGGTCTCCACGCCCTCGGAAGAACGCATGCGCTACATCTACGCGGTGTCCCAGGAACTCGCGCAGACGCTGCGCACGGTGGACGGCGTGGTCGCCGCGCGCGTGCACGTCGTCATTCCGGCCAACGATCCGCTGAGCGACAAGCTGCGACCTTCGTCGGCGGCGGTGTTCATCAAGCACCGGCCCGACGTGGACATCCGCCTGCTGTCGTCCGCGTTGAAGGATATGGTGGCCCACAGCATAGAGGGCCTGTCGCACGAGCAGGTGTCGCTTTCGCTTTTCGAAGCGCGCCGCGCCGCCGCGCCGTCGGCGGCGCGGGCCGGCTCTCCGCTGGTGCTGGGGCTCTTCTCGACCCAGGCCGCCATGGTGTTGCTGGGCCTGCTGCTGCTCGCGGCGCTGTGCGTTGCGGTGCTTCCGGGGCTGCTGCGCAAGCGCGGCCTGGACGGATGGAGCTGGATGCGCCGTCAGGTGCTGCGGCGCTAG
- a CDS encoding FHA domain-containing protein: protein MAKETLPGDRLEPAGAIADDVSDAPAALLDGKPGEQTKGGGDVEAAAANALATGWCLRFLSGAVKGRTIALRPGMNVLGSAPECEVMLPGGDVLPRHLVFSVGELVVTLQRLGTASSRLNGAPMLAPRRSVVAGDIVSIGQIDFQLDRSYAPDPREDRMFAPPQRGTQQSDSGALGESAPAGRLGFWVAGVLVLAAVLGIAVVLAGAGRWSIGDGSRSVNLSAVEKALAPFPEVEVLATGGGQFSVKGYVESRERRQKLEQAMAPFGRNVSVHAHTAEDMVEQARRYVGDPGVAVTYTGQGRLVLSGTVEDSAVRQKIRRLSEDLHPSVLVYDKVSYREKPKPENKDDDLRARWEGWQSVLPSRMVSITEDADGLRHIQLSNGSRYYEGSVLQSGAELKRIDADGLVLSGGVPSKKTPR, encoded by the coding sequence ATGGCCAAGGAAACGCTTCCCGGCGATCGCCTGGAGCCGGCGGGCGCGATCGCGGACGACGTGTCGGATGCGCCTGCTGCGTTGCTGGACGGCAAGCCCGGCGAGCAAACCAAGGGTGGCGGGGACGTCGAGGCGGCTGCCGCGAACGCGCTCGCGACGGGCTGGTGCCTTCGCTTTCTGAGCGGCGCCGTCAAGGGCCGCACCATCGCGCTGCGCCCAGGGATGAACGTGCTGGGCTCCGCACCCGAATGCGAGGTGATGCTGCCCGGCGGCGATGTGCTGCCCCGGCACCTGGTGTTCTCCGTCGGTGAACTCGTCGTGACCCTGCAGCGCCTGGGCACCGCCTCTTCGCGGCTGAACGGCGCCCCCATGCTGGCGCCGCGCAGAAGCGTCGTGGCGGGGGACATCGTGAGCATCGGGCAGATCGATTTCCAGCTCGACCGCAGCTATGCGCCCGACCCGCGCGAGGACCGCATGTTCGCGCCGCCGCAACGGGGTACGCAGCAGAGCGACTCCGGCGCCCTTGGCGAGTCCGCGCCGGCCGGTCGCCTGGGCTTCTGGGTGGCGGGCGTGCTGGTACTTGCGGCGGTGCTCGGCATCGCGGTGGTGCTGGCCGGTGCCGGTCGCTGGTCGATCGGCGACGGCTCCCGCAGCGTGAACCTCTCGGCGGTCGAGAAGGCGCTTGCGCCCTTTCCCGAGGTGGAGGTCCTTGCGACCGGCGGCGGACAGTTCAGCGTGAAGGGCTACGTCGAGTCGCGGGAGCGTCGCCAGAAGCTCGAGCAGGCCATGGCGCCGTTCGGGCGCAACGTCAGCGTGCATGCGCACACGGCCGAGGACATGGTCGAGCAGGCGCGGCGCTACGTGGGCGACCCGGGCGTCGCCGTGACCTACACGGGGCAGGGCCGCCTGGTGCTGAGCGGCACCGTGGAAGACTCCGCCGTGCGCCAGAAGATTCGCCGCCTGAGCGAAGACCTGCATCCGTCGGTGCTCGTCTATGACAAGGTGAGCTACCGCGAGAAGCCCAAGCCGGAAAACAAGGATGACGACCTGCGCGCGCGCTGGGAGGGCTGGCAGAGCGTGCTGCCGTCGCGCATGGTGAGCATCACCGAAGACGCCGACGGCCTGCGCCATATCCAGCTGTCCAACGGCTCCCGCTATTACGAAGGTTCGGTGCTGCAGTCGGGCGCCGAACTCAAGCGCATCGACGCCGACGGGCTGGTCCTGAGCGGCGGCGTGCCCAGCAAGAAGACGCCCAGATGA
- the sctC gene encoding type III secretion system outer membrane ring subunit SctC produces MTRVAMPMARGPHLFPASRRAWVRAGGSILLLMLAGLWMLLGAQRAAAADLRWNNRPFQIVANEKPLPDFLRELASSQGITAVIDPKVAGVISGKFSEPARNILNSVCAVNGLTWYFDGAFLFIDLAADAKSEVLPIAADNAGRIAETLVRLRISDERYPLSISENDASVYVTGPRRYVEMVRQAVRLADQKTAMVDGAEIRVFPLKYAWASDFRINRAGKETVIPGVANVLRSLYGRHNGATGSAVSGGGRVNGSSLSIGPNRQIKLRSGESINAPKMELSGVGSMGDGGATLGGVSGIGGELPQFQADTRMNAVLVRDTPARMAQYERLIASMDVRPRLIEIEVTIMDISSDTLSSLGVDWRLHGRHYDFQTGRGDRGPLTWDGSGNEAGQIGGVNSNGNPVTPLGAMFTAAIGNSARNYLLARVTALASNGEANFVARPKVMTLDNTEAVLENMSEFYVRVDGFQDAGLFSVTAGTAVRVTPLIIDEKTGRGVMMSIDIVDGDVSTQAVDRIPIVRRRSVNTQALVDEGASLLIAGYSSEERANAVTGVPLLKDLPGVGNLFKYSDKKQVNMERFYLLTPRLVSPGSSTALPTLPLMGTGAAGATAGAGG; encoded by the coding sequence ATGACCCGCGTCGCAATGCCGATGGCGCGCGGACCGCACCTCTTTCCTGCCAGCCGGCGCGCCTGGGTTCGCGCGGGCGGGAGCATCCTGCTGCTGATGCTCGCCGGCCTGTGGATGCTTCTTGGCGCGCAGCGTGCGGCCGCGGCCGACCTGCGCTGGAACAACCGCCCCTTCCAGATCGTCGCCAACGAGAAGCCGCTGCCCGACTTCCTGCGTGAGCTGGCGTCGTCGCAGGGCATCACCGCGGTAATCGATCCCAAGGTCGCGGGGGTCATCAGCGGCAAGTTCTCCGAGCCTGCGCGCAACATCCTCAACAGCGTCTGCGCGGTGAACGGCCTCACCTGGTACTTCGACGGCGCCTTCCTGTTCATCGACCTCGCGGCCGATGCCAAGAGCGAGGTGCTGCCGATCGCCGCCGACAACGCCGGGCGCATCGCCGAGACGCTGGTGCGCCTTCGCATCTCCGACGAGCGCTATCCGCTGAGCATCAGCGAGAACGACGCGAGCGTGTACGTGACGGGCCCGCGCCGCTATGTCGAGATGGTGCGCCAGGCGGTGCGCCTGGCCGACCAGAAGACCGCCATGGTGGACGGCGCGGAGATTCGCGTCTTTCCGCTCAAGTACGCATGGGCATCGGATTTCCGCATCAACCGCGCCGGCAAGGAAACCGTGATCCCGGGCGTCGCGAACGTGCTGCGCAGCCTCTACGGACGCCACAACGGCGCCACCGGCAGCGCCGTCTCGGGCGGTGGACGCGTGAACGGCTCGAGCCTGTCGATCGGCCCGAATCGCCAGATCAAGCTTCGCTCGGGCGAGTCGATCAATGCGCCGAAGATGGAGCTCTCCGGCGTCGGCAGCATGGGCGACGGGGGCGCGACCCTGGGCGGCGTCTCGGGCATCGGCGGGGAGCTGCCGCAGTTCCAGGCCGACACGCGGATGAACGCCGTGCTGGTGCGCGACACACCGGCGCGCATGGCGCAATACGAACGTCTGATCGCATCGATGGACGTGCGCCCGCGGCTGATCGAGATCGAGGTCACGATCATGGACATCAGCAGCGACACGCTCAGCAGCCTGGGCGTGGACTGGCGGCTGCACGGGCGCCACTACGACTTCCAGACCGGCCGTGGCGACCGGGGGCCGCTCACCTGGGACGGCAGCGGCAACGAGGCGGGCCAGATCGGCGGCGTCAACAGCAACGGCAACCCGGTCACGCCGCTTGGCGCGATGTTCACCGCCGCCATCGGCAACAGCGCGCGCAACTACCTGCTGGCCCGCGTGACCGCGCTCGCCAGCAACGGCGAGGCCAACTTCGTCGCCCGGCCCAAGGTGATGACGCTGGACAACACCGAGGCGGTGCTGGAGAACATGAGCGAGTTCTACGTGCGCGTCGACGGTTTCCAGGACGCGGGCCTCTTCAGCGTCACGGCCGGCACGGCAGTGCGCGTCACGCCGCTCATCATCGACGAGAAGACCGGCCGCGGCGTGATGATGTCCATCGACATCGTCGATGGCGACGTCAGCACGCAGGCGGTGGACCGCATTCCCATCGTGCGGCGTCGCTCGGTCAACACGCAGGCGCTTGTCGACGAGGGCGCCAGCCTGCTGATCGCGGGGTATTCCTCGGAGGAGCGCGCCAACGCCGTGACGGGCGTGCCGCTGCTCAAGGACCTGCCGGGGGTGGGCAACCTCTTCAAGTACAGCGACAAGAAGCAGGTCAACATGGAGCGCTTCTACCTGCTCACGCCGCGCCTTGTGTCGCCGGGATCGAGCACCGCGCTGCCGACCCTCCCGCTGATGGGAACGGGCGCGGCCGGCGCGACGGCGGGGGCAGGGGGATGA
- the sctS gene encoding type III secretion system export apparatus subunit SctS: MTPQNILDITREGLLLVLWISLPVVAVATLTSLVVAVLQAVTQVQDQNIGQSIRMIAVMVAIIVTAGWLGRDMIRFAERAFQVLTSLS, from the coding sequence ATGACACCTCAGAACATTCTCGACATCACACGCGAGGGCTTGCTGCTCGTGCTCTGGATCTCGCTGCCGGTGGTGGCGGTGGCCACGTTGACCTCGCTCGTGGTCGCGGTCCTGCAGGCCGTCACGCAGGTGCAGGACCAGAACATCGGGCAATCGATCCGGATGATCGCCGTGATGGTGGCCATCATCGTGACTGCGGGCTGGCTCGGCCGCGACATGATCCGCTTTGCGGAGCGCGCCTTCCAGGTGCTCACGAGCCTCTCATGA